One stretch of Streptomyces sp. NBC_01142 DNA includes these proteins:
- a CDS encoding maleylpyruvate isomerase family mycothiol-dependent enzyme, whose protein sequence is MIDPLRDLASVREATDRLLTAAAALDNATTTGPSRLPGWSRGHVLAHLARNADALVNVLEGRPMYVSGEARDADIERDAPRPLAAQLADVRDTAARFQAVGAGPADWNRTVELRNGVTDAAARIPFRRLIEVELHHVDLDIGYELEDLPGEFTAREIDFLAQRFTGRADVPPTRILATGQDGAAGAVGGEWRTGGQDGIPVTVSGPVPALLGWLAGRRDGKDLDTAGALLPTLPPL, encoded by the coding sequence ATGATCGATCCCCTGCGCGACCTGGCCTCTGTACGTGAAGCAACCGACCGGCTCCTCACCGCAGCCGCCGCTCTGGACAACGCCACCACGACCGGACCGTCACGGCTGCCGGGCTGGAGCCGCGGCCATGTACTGGCCCATCTCGCCCGAAACGCCGACGCGCTCGTCAATGTCCTCGAGGGCCGCCCGATGTACGTCAGCGGCGAGGCGCGCGATGCCGACATCGAACGCGATGCGCCCCGCCCCCTCGCCGCCCAGCTCGCCGACGTACGCGACACGGCCGCCCGCTTCCAGGCCGTCGGTGCCGGGCCCGCCGACTGGAACCGCACTGTCGAGCTGCGCAACGGCGTGACCGACGCCGCGGCCCGCATCCCCTTCCGCCGCCTCATCGAGGTCGAGCTGCACCATGTCGATCTGGACATCGGCTACGAGCTCGAGGACCTGCCCGGAGAGTTCACCGCACGGGAGATCGACTTCCTCGCGCAGCGCTTCACCGGCCGCGCGGACGTCCCCCCGACCCGGATCCTCGCAACCGGACAGGACGGTGCCGCCGGAGCAGTCGGCGGGGAGTGGCGCACCGGCGGTCAGGACGGCATTCCGGTGACCGTCTCCGGCCCCGTCCCCGCGCTGCTCGGCTGGCTCGCCGGCCGCCGGGACGGGAAGGATCTGGACACGGCAGGAGCCCTGCTTCCCACGCTGCCCCCGCTATAG